TCGCCGCGCATGTAGCCGTCAGCAAACTGTGCCACTCCCCCGATGACGCTTAAGACGCCGGCCGCGCGTCCCACCATGGATAGGCCGTTGAGGAGCTGGGTGCCCTTCAGATAACCGACACCCGGCATCTGTCCGAACTGTGCGCCCAACAGGCTCCACGGCTGACGCACCAGGAGGTTCGCCTTGCTCATCTTGTTCAAGAGCAGGTCACTGACGAATCCCGCCCCGGAGGCTGTGAAGTTCAGCGCTTGGTAGACAGTGTTGCCGTTGGCATCCACAACGGGCGAAAACGGAGTGGACGTTAGACCTGGCCCCGAGCCCGAACCTGAACCTGAACCAGAGGCAGATGAGCCTGTGGATCCGTGGCTTGCCTGCTCCTGCTCATCAGCTTGGGCAAGGAGTGCCTTGGCCTGCGTCCGGAGTGACTCGCTGGCCCCATGGAGCATTGGCCGCATCTTTCCGGACCATTCGGACCGGAAGCGCTCACCGTCGGCGCCCCGCCAGGCAGTGGAGGCGACGACGCCATTGATGTTCAGCTCAAGGTTGGACAGGGTGTTACCCGATGCCCCCATCACTTTGGACAGTGACCTTAGCTGGGCAACATCTGCCCCATAAATGCCCGGCGCCATTCTCTCCCCACTTTCTGCCAGCAAAAACTTCTTCGGCGTCAGACTACGGGGCAATGCAGGGAGCCGCGATGGGGAGAACTGCCCCGATGAAGAAAGCCCCCGTTGGCTCCGACGGGAATCGGTAGTCAACAGGGGCTTTCAGCGCCTGGTATCAGTTGCCTGCGTAGGGCGAAACTACGACGTCCACACGCTGGAACTCTTTGAGGTCCGAGTAGCCGGTGGTCGCCATGGAACGGCGCAAGGCGCCAATCAGGTTGGACGTTCCGTTGGTGTGGTGGCCGGGCCCAAAGAGGACCTCTTCCAGCGGGCCAACCGTTCCAACGTTGACGCGATCGCCGCGGGGCGATTCAAGGTGGTGTGCTTCAGGACCCCAGTGCCAGCCCCGGCCCGGCGCCTCTTCGGCACGCGCCAGTGCACTGCCAAGCATGACGGCGTCGGCGCCCATGGCGATCGCCTTGACGATGTCGCCGGAGCTGCCCATGCCGCCGTCGGCAATGACGTGGACATAGCGTCCGCCGGACTCATCCATGTAATCGCGGCGTGCTGCAGCCACATCGGAGATAGCCGAAGCCATGGGCGAGTGGATACCCAGGGCGCGGCGCGTAGTGGTGGTTGCACCGCCGCCGAAGCCCACCAGGACGCCGGCAGCGCCCGTGCGCATGAGGTGAAGGGCAGGGGTGTAGCCGGCTGCTCCGCCAACAATCACGGGAACATCGAGTTCGTAGATGAACTGCTTCAGGTTCAGGGGTTCGTGATTCTTGGAGACGTGTTCGGCTGAAACCGTGGTTCCACGGATGACAAAGATGTCGACGCCGGCAGCCACTACGGTCTTGTAGTGCTCTTGCGTGCGCTGCGGGGTCAAGGACCCGGCTACGGTCACTCCGGCGGCGCGGATCTCGGCCAAGCGGGAGCTGATGAGTTCAGGTTGGATGGGTGCCTGGTACAGGTCCTGCATGCGCCGCGTGACGGCGGGGCTGTTGGTTTCATCGGCCAGGTCTGCGATCTCGTCGAGTATCTTCTGGGGATCCTCGTAACGTGTCCAGAGACCTTCGAGGTCAAGGACTCCCAGGCCGCCGAGGCGACCAAAAGCGATGGCTGTATCCGGGGACATCACTGAGTCCATGGGAGCAGCAATTACGGGGGTGTCGAACTTGTAGGCGTCGATCTGCCACGAGACAGAGACGTCCTTCGGGTCACGCGTCCGGCGGTTCGGGACGATCGCGATGTCATCCAGGGAGTAGGCACGACGCCCACGCTTGCCACGGCCAATCTCAATCTCATAAGTCACTGCTCGAGTTTATCCCACCTCAACCAAGGCCCCGGTTTTGCCCCACCGTGCACCGGACAGCGGACGCGGGCACAG
This genomic interval from Paenarthrobacter aurescens TC1 contains the following:
- a CDS encoding hypothetical protein (identified by Glimmer2; putative) → MAPGIYGADVAQLRSLSKVMGASGNTLSNLELNINGVVASTAWRGADGERFRSEWSGKMRPMLHGASESLRTQAKALLAQADEQEQASHGSTGSSASGSGSGSGSGPGLTSTPFSPVVDANGNTVYQALNFTASGAGFVSDLLLNKMSKANLLVRQPWSLLGAQFGQMPGVGYLKGTQLLNGLSMVGRAAGVLSVIGGVAQFADGYMRGDGYAMADGGITTVLAAGSFIPVVGPFFAGASLAWAGMGFLAKGLGYDSTSEMVVDGAKAVAGAVEDGAKAVADGAKKVWGWLGG
- a CDS encoding putative inosine-5'-monophosphate dehydrogenase (identified by match to protein family HMM PF00478; match to protein family HMM TIGR01304), with protein sequence MTYEIEIGRGKRGRRAYSLDDIAIVPNRRTRDPKDVSVSWQIDAYKFDTPVIAAPMDSVMSPDTAIAFGRLGGLGVLDLEGLWTRYEDPQKILDEIADLADETNSPAVTRRMQDLYQAPIQPELISSRLAEIRAAGVTVAGSLTPQRTQEHYKTVVAAGVDIFVIRGTTVSAEHVSKNHEPLNLKQFIYELDVPVIVGGAAGYTPALHLMRTGAAGVLVGFGGGATTTTRRALGIHSPMASAISDVAAARRDYMDESGGRYVHVIADGGMGSSGDIVKAIAMGADAVMLGSALARAEEAPGRGWHWGPEAHHLESPRGDRVNVGTVGPLEEVLFGPGHHTNGTSNLIGALRRSMATTGYSDLKEFQRVDVVVSPYAGN